The Bacteroidota bacterium genome contains a region encoding:
- a CDS encoding TolC family protein has translation MKKAIIFLVTTLLFAPLLSRAQVLPFDSIKAIIEKQHPELAMYDLRIKAYNAYAAGAKSWEAPQIGTGLYMTPYSFEKNMGAYMISAQQMITNPAKLKASYNYMQGMASVEVQNKSAAKNELFAQAKMAYTEWLILKRKKAVLTESEDLMSYIIKVSEIRYPLEQEKLGNIYKAKAGLAEVQSMELMADNDITQQQIKLNTLMNRDRNITFDIDTTYIIHDYEMTLIDTATIAKTRSDLRAIDQEINVLTLKQRAEWSKRMPDFGIRYDNMFGFGSQPTQFTIMGMITIPIAPWSSKMYKANIAGINFEIASSQKEKEALLNDVSGMIQSLQAQIKSKKKQVDLYEKNIIPALEKNYKVTMLAYEQNTEDLFMVLDAWQALKMAKLEYLDQLKELLLQQAEFEKLMENYEK, from the coding sequence ATGAAAAAGGCAATCATTTTTCTTGTGACAACGTTGTTGTTTGCCCCATTGCTTTCAAGGGCACAAGTGTTGCCATTCGACAGTATCAAAGCGATAATTGAAAAACAGCATCCAGAGCTGGCAATGTATGACCTGAGGATTAAAGCCTATAATGCTTACGCGGCAGGTGCCAAAAGTTGGGAAGCACCGCAAATTGGTACCGGTCTGTACATGACGCCTTACTCGTTTGAGAAAAACATGGGTGCCTACATGATCTCTGCCCAACAAATGATTACCAACCCGGCTAAACTCAAAGCATCGTATAACTATATGCAGGGAATGGCCTCTGTAGAAGTTCAGAATAAAAGTGCTGCTAAAAATGAACTTTTCGCGCAAGCAAAAATGGCTTACACAGAATGGCTTATACTGAAAAGAAAAAAAGCTGTGTTGACGGAAAGTGAAGACCTGATGAGTTATATCATCAAGGTTTCGGAGATACGCTACCCACTGGAGCAGGAAAAGCTGGGCAATATTTATAAAGCAAAAGCAGGCCTTGCCGAAGTTCAGAGCATGGAGCTGATGGCTGACAATGATATTACACAACAACAGATAAAGCTAAATACGCTAATGAACAGGGATCGAAATATCACTTTTGATATCGACACCACTTATATTATCCATGATTATGAAATGACCCTTATCGATACGGCAACTATTGCTAAAACCCGCAGTGACTTACGTGCCATAGATCAGGAAATAAATGTGCTCACACTAAAACAACGGGCCGAATGGAGCAAGCGCATGCCCGATTTCGGCATTCGTTATGACAATATGTTTGGCTTTGGATCACAGCCCACACAATTTACGATCATGGGAATGATAACGATTCCCATCGCGCCCTGGTCATCTAAAATGTACAAGGCCAATATAGCCGGGATCAATTTTGAGATCGCATCAAGCCAGAAAGAAAAAGAAGCATTGCTGAACGATGTGAGCGGGATGATACAATCACTTCAAGCGCAAATAAAGAGCAAGAAAAAGCAGGTTGATTTATATGAAAAAAATATCATTCCCGCACTCGAAAAGAACTATAAGGTCACCATGTTGGCTTATGAACAAAACACTGAAGACCTTTTTATGGTGCTGGATGCATGGCAGGCTCTGAAAATGGCAAAGCTTGAATATCTTGATCAATTAAAGGAGTTGCTGTTGCAACAGGCAGAATTTGAAAAACTCATGGAAAATTATGAAAAATAA
- a CDS encoding HlyD family efflux transporter periplasmic adaptor subunit: protein MKNKFFILLITLITAIVVSSCNGRHGGDAQHSHKTYTCSMHPQVIRSEPGNCPICGMTLVEKKSGMEGDTLTGLETVLGATFQKFLSTLDTVKPVKLELPVAIKANGIIIYDTRFINNISSRVDGRIDKLYVRYSFQPVVKGQKLFEIYSPELMTAQQDLLFLIKNDSKESDLINSAREKLRLLGMNETELKEVENSGKPKNLVAIFSNYSGYVVGRDFSGNISATPESKGMSEKGNNIKSTESISIKEGMYVTQGETVFKVVSNESVWALLSVNNSDIAAIKTGQNAEIFVGGTAAPAYKGIINYIEATNPDNNRFVNVRVYMNNTGRQFKIGQLVTAKIEAGNHTGLWVPKNAILNLGKQKIALVKSGNVFVPAVVTTGLVNGDRIEITSGIDAETVITSNAQFMADSESFIKTVSHER from the coding sequence ATGAAAAATAAATTTTTCATATTACTTATTACTTTAATTACTGCTATTGTGGTATCATCATGTAATGGCCGTCATGGTGGAGATGCACAGCATTCGCACAAGACATACACCTGCTCTATGCACCCGCAGGTGATACGTTCAGAACCCGGCAACTGCCCTATTTGTGGCATGACACTGGTGGAGAAAAAGAGTGGTATGGAAGGAGACACATTGACCGGTCTGGAAACTGTACTTGGCGCTACATTTCAGAAATTTCTTTCAACACTGGATACCGTAAAGCCCGTCAAACTTGAACTTCCAGTGGCTATTAAAGCAAATGGCATCATAATCTACGATACCCGTTTCATAAATAATATCAGTTCCAGAGTAGATGGCAGGATAGATAAATTGTACGTCCGTTATTCGTTTCAGCCGGTTGTGAAGGGACAAAAACTGTTTGAAATCTACAGCCCGGAATTGATGACAGCGCAGCAAGATTTGTTGTTCCTTATCAAGAATGACAGCAAAGAATCCGACCTTATCAACTCGGCTCGTGAGAAGCTTCGTCTGTTGGGTATGAACGAAACAGAGCTGAAAGAAGTTGAGAATAGTGGTAAACCAAAAAATCTTGTTGCCATTTTCAGTAATTATTCCGGATACGTTGTTGGAAGAGATTTTTCAGGGAACATAAGCGCAACGCCTGAATCAAAAGGAATGTCAGAAAAGGGAAATAACATTAAAAGTACAGAAAGCATCAGCATTAAAGAAGGAATGTATGTTACGCAGGGCGAAACTGTTTTTAAAGTGGTGAGCAATGAAAGTGTCTGGGCATTGTTGAGTGTTAATAATTCTGATATCGCAGCAATAAAAACAGGACAGAATGCGGAAATATTTGTCGGCGGCACGGCGGCACCTGCGTATAAAGGCATTATCAACTACATTGAGGCGACCAATCCTGATAACAACAGGTTCGTGAACGTCAGGGTGTATATGAATAACACGGGTCGTCAATTTAAAATTGGTCAACTGGTCACAGCGAAAATTGAAGCAGGGAATCACACCGGATTATGGGTTCCGAAAAATGCAATCCTTAACCTCGGCAAGCAGAAGATAGCGCTTGTGAAGTCAGGAAACGTTTTTGTTCCTGCAGTTGTGACAACAGGACTCGTAAATGGTGACCGTATAGAAATTACTTCAGGAATTGATGCCGAAACAGTGATCACTTCAAATGCACAGTTTATGGCAGATAGTGAAAGTTTTATAAAGACCGTGAGCCATGAGAGGTAA
- a CDS encoding efflux RND transporter periplasmic adaptor subunit codes for MRGKQFLLYGIVGLMITASCSRKKVTEEAVPGMASGQGISLSKVQMQLANIKTAVVKLEKIGEETTFSGKLVVDQNTTQVITSKVKGRIDKLYLKTTGDMIKKGDLLYDIYSEDLVSAQKEYILALEKQKKLGGSGNDYSQFIESAKNKLLLYGLSGKQLEQLKASAKVINTISIQSDVSGYILEVNAREGDYVMPGSLIFQLADYSTLWIEAQTYTSDIGSIRENATVNWVVDAFPDEVMPGKISFLNPELERSSSISLIRVNIGNAGNKYKPGMMAEVRLKSNEKDAIALPVDAVIEEANSSTVWVQDADGMFNVRMVTTGIRNSDRIEIISGLAVGEKVVISGSYLLNSEYILKNGSNPMDGMKM; via the coding sequence ATGAGAGGTAAACAATTCCTGCTGTATGGAATAGTGGGGCTGATGATTACAGCCTCATGCAGCCGTAAAAAGGTTACAGAGGAAGCTGTGCCCGGCATGGCCTCCGGACAGGGAATCAGTCTCAGCAAAGTTCAGATGCAGCTTGCCAATATCAAAACTGCCGTTGTAAAACTTGAGAAAATTGGTGAAGAAACTACTTTTTCAGGTAAGCTCGTGGTCGATCAGAACACTACGCAGGTGATTACATCCAAAGTGAAGGGACGGATAGACAAGCTTTATTTGAAAACTACCGGCGACATGATTAAAAAGGGAGACCTTCTCTATGATATATACAGTGAAGATCTGGTATCAGCACAGAAAGAATATATTCTGGCGCTGGAGAAACAAAAGAAACTCGGGGGTTCCGGTAATGATTATTCCCAATTCATTGAATCTGCCAAAAACAAACTATTGCTTTACGGCCTTAGCGGGAAACAGCTTGAACAGCTCAAGGCAAGTGCGAAAGTAATAAATACAATTTCAATACAGAGCGATGTTTCGGGATATATTTTGGAGGTAAACGCACGAGAAGGTGATTATGTAATGCCTGGTTCACTGATATTTCAATTAGCTGATTATTCCACGCTGTGGATAGAAGCACAGACTTATACAAGTGATATAGGTAGTATCCGTGAAAACGCAACAGTAAACTGGGTAGTTGATGCCTTTCCGGATGAAGTGATGCCCGGCAAGATATCTTTCTTGAATCCTGAACTTGAAAGAAGCTCGTCTATCAGCCTGATTCGTGTGAATATCGGCAATGCTGGCAATAAGTACAAGCCGGGTATGATGGCTGAAGTCCGGTTGAAATCAAATGAGAAAGACGCGATCGCACTACCTGTTGATGCTGTTATTGAGGAGGCAAATAGCAGCACCGTTTGGGTTCAGGATGCTGACGGAATGTTCAACGTAAGGATGGTTACCACCGGCATTCGTAATTCAGACAGGATTGAGATTATTTCAGGACTTGCGGTAGGCGAAAAGGTGGTCATTTCAGGCTCCTATCTGCTCAACAGCGAATACATACTCAAAAACGGCTCCAACCCCATGGACGGGATGAAGATGTGA
- a CDS encoding response regulator transcription factor yields the protein MKLLLIEDEPGLACNIRDFLTSEGYICQVADTYDLGLEKVSLYEYDCVLVDITLPGGSGLGIIERLKQIAPSTGVIIISAKNSLTDKLAGLDLGADDYLTKPFHIAELNSRVKSVIRRRAFDGKKDVIFEEIRIIPDQQAVFVLGNEIKLTRKEYDLLLFFIVNRNRVLTRESIAEHLWGDEADTADSFNFLYSQVKNVRKKIVDAGGTDHIQTIYGIGYKFGI from the coding sequence ATGAAGCTTCTTTTAATTGAGGATGAACCGGGTTTAGCCTGTAACATACGTGATTTTCTCACAAGCGAAGGATATATTTGTCAGGTTGCTGATACGTATGATTTGGGGCTAGAAAAAGTTTCCCTGTACGAATATGATTGTGTACTTGTGGATATTACATTGCCTGGTGGCAGCGGTCTGGGTATTATTGAACGCCTAAAGCAGATTGCCCCGTCAACGGGTGTAATAATTATTTCGGCAAAGAATTCATTAACGGATAAACTGGCCGGTCTTGATCTAGGTGCCGATGATTACCTCACAAAGCCATTTCATATTGCCGAACTAAATTCTCGTGTAAAATCTGTGATTAGACGCAGGGCTTTTGACGGTAAAAAGGATGTAATTTTTGAAGAAATAAGAATTATACCCGATCAACAAGCCGTTTTTGTGTTAGGAAATGAAATAAAACTTACACGAAAAGAATACGATCTTCTACTGTTTTTCATCGTCAATAGAAATAGAGTACTCACTCGTGAATCTATTGCAGAACATTTATGGGGAGACGAGGCCGATACTGCCGACTCATTCAATTTCCTTTACTCACAGGTCAAAAACGTCCGAAAAAAAATTGTGGATGCAGGCGGTACCGATCACATCCAGACTATTTATGGCATAGGATATAAATTCGGAATTTAA
- a CDS encoding ATP-binding protein: protein MKLLTKTALVYIAATLLLFFAGGVIFYFQLKRLADEEVTETLRSDKKKITEYYLLHGSLPNNHVLFSGKIDTTRVVPAAEYIHDTMIYDQGEEEFLEYKVLAFSMKNRNTSFNVLLSVPSFESEDLINTIGYTLLAIAAVLVVMLLVINGVFSLRLWKPFFNTLNEIKKLDLNERDTLDLPDVKTKEFRMLNEEIREMAKKAKMNYIQLRAFTENASHELQTPLASLLLDSERLLQNENISEDMALSVHRMYNTVLRLSKINEVLLLLAKINNDQFPKSSVDIGSIVKEKLAFYKERILFKKLDVNIDIRESLHILMSPELADIFIENLLSNAIRHNIENGSIRINISLHEIAISNSGVPLLVNPETLFERFRKNDQSSSSSGLGLAIVKQIADLYKFSAKYSYSEMEHRVIVML, encoded by the coding sequence ATGAAACTCCTGACAAAAACTGCACTTGTTTATATTGCCGCAACTCTGTTGCTTTTTTTTGCAGGGGGTGTCATTTTCTATTTTCAGCTTAAACGCCTTGCCGACGAAGAAGTCACTGAAACCCTCCGATCAGACAAAAAAAAGATTACTGAATACTACCTTTTACATGGTTCATTACCCAATAATCACGTTCTTTTTTCAGGTAAGATAGACACTACGCGAGTAGTCCCTGCAGCAGAATATATACATGACACGATGATCTACGATCAAGGGGAGGAAGAATTTCTTGAATATAAGGTGCTTGCGTTTTCGATGAAAAACAGGAACACTTCATTCAATGTGCTTCTGAGCGTTCCTTCTTTTGAATCGGAAGACTTAATTAATACTATTGGATATACTTTACTCGCTATTGCCGCAGTATTAGTGGTGATGCTGTTGGTGATTAACGGGGTGTTCTCACTGCGATTATGGAAGCCCTTTTTTAATACCCTTAATGAAATAAAGAAACTTGATTTGAATGAACGAGACACTCTTGATCTCCCTGACGTTAAAACAAAAGAGTTCAGGATGCTGAATGAAGAGATCCGCGAAATGGCAAAAAAGGCCAAAATGAACTATATACAACTACGGGCTTTTACTGAAAATGCATCTCACGAATTACAAACGCCACTAGCATCCTTACTGCTGGATAGCGAGCGGTTGCTGCAAAATGAGAACATTTCTGAAGATATGGCTTTGAGCGTTCACCGGATGTATAATACGGTCTTAAGATTAAGTAAGATCAATGAAGTTCTGCTGTTACTGGCAAAAATCAACAATGACCAGTTTCCAAAATCTTCTGTAGATATTGGATCTATAGTAAAAGAAAAGCTTGCATTTTATAAAGAACGGATTCTTTTTAAAAAACTCGATGTGAATATTGATATCAGGGAATCATTGCATATACTAATGAGTCCGGAATTAGCCGATATTTTTATCGAGAATCTTTTATCAAATGCTATTAGGCATAATATTGAGAACGGGAGCATCAGGATTAACATTAGCCTTCATGAAATTGCAATTTCAAATTCAGGGGTGCCGCTGCTTGTAAATCCGGAAACTTTGTTTGAACGCTTCAGAAAAAACGATCAGTCTTCATCATCGTCCGGACTTGGATTGGCAATTGTAAAGCAAATAGCTGATCTGTATAAGTTCTCTGCCAAGTACAGTTATTCTGAAATGGAACATAGAGTCATAGTAATGTTGTAA
- a CDS encoding glycerophosphodiester phosphodiesterase family protein: MKIFTKYPLAFSLIFFIVICGCKKTNTKGLTNLNNNVIAVLGHRGSGISFGSTYPMNTLESIEAGIDIMGADGMEIDAQLTKDKQLILYHGPELSEITSYGGLSRNFCLMKFLTLPTPA; encoded by the coding sequence GTGAAAATATTCACTAAATATCCGCTGGCATTTTCCTTGATATTTTTCATTGTAATTTGCGGGTGTAAAAAAACAAATACAAAAGGGCTGACGAATCTTAATAATAATGTGATTGCTGTTCTCGGACACCGTGGTTCGGGAATTAGTTTTGGAAGTACTTACCCTATGAATACTCTTGAAAGTATTGAGGCAGGAATAGATATAATGGGCGCTGATGGGATGGAAATAGATGCTCAGCTAACCAAAGATAAACAACTAATTCTATATCATGGACCTGAATTATCGGAAATAACATCTTACGGTGGTTTAAGCAGGAATTTCTGCTTAATGAAATTTTTGACGCTACCTACACCCGCATAG
- a CDS encoding PepSY-like domain-containing protein — MKKLLILVFAGMLASCSYGQKLNEANVPSNVKIKMVASFPDAKSVKWSKEDNNFEAEFTLNKQEMSCVISATAELLETETEMAVKDLPANIKSNIETTYPGSKINEAAKIEKKGIITYEAEAKIGADSYDLIYDKDGIFISKTKNSEADEDKD, encoded by the coding sequence ATGAAAAAACTTTTGATTCTCGTTTTTGCAGGCATGCTTGCAAGTTGTTCGTACGGACAAAAACTCAATGAAGCCAATGTTCCGTCGAATGTAAAAATAAAGATGGTCGCATCGTTTCCGGATGCTAAATCTGTAAAATGGAGCAAAGAAGATAATAACTTCGAAGCGGAATTTACTTTGAATAAACAGGAAATGTCATGCGTGATTAGCGCTACGGCAGAATTGCTGGAAACCGAAACGGAAATGGCCGTTAAAGACCTGCCCGCTAATATTAAATCAAACATTGAGACAACCTATCCCGGCAGCAAGATCAATGAAGCCGCAAAAATTGAAAAGAAAGGTATAATCACTTATGAGGCAGAAGCGAAGATTGGCGCCGATTCCTATGATCTCATTTATGATAAGGACGGAATTTTTATTTCCAAAACAAAAAATTCTGAGGCTGATGAAGACAAAGACTGA
- a CDS encoding transporter, translating into MKTKTDFIVELKTIISALFVFLGLFIFCQANAQQPLETETGQLLKAKSLEWENTFEYQLSGEGKEAAYPMAIAYGISDYWELLVEPVFYTNISPKHGKSTTGIGDAEVTLTWNFIHEKKYCPAIAVAGEVKIPTAHNKLIGTGMTDYTVYLVASKKIGKFNFHGNIGYTFLGNPDTIKIDNIIDYAFATEFHLSKRIDLLAEVVGNTSSMSESPDNINSSPENAANISPELAGGELTGMIGARFYIKPQFFIALGVTYDNNNALLYRPGFTYIFNYKKEE; encoded by the coding sequence ATGAAGACAAAGACTGATTTTATTGTCGAACTCAAAACTATAATTTCCGCACTTTTTGTTTTCCTTGGATTATTCATCTTCTGTCAAGCCAATGCGCAACAGCCGCTTGAAACAGAAACCGGGCAACTACTGAAAGCAAAGTCTTTGGAATGGGAAAATACGTTTGAATATCAACTTTCAGGCGAAGGAAAAGAGGCGGCGTATCCAATGGCCATTGCTTATGGCATCTCTGATTATTGGGAATTATTGGTAGAGCCTGTTTTCTATACCAATATTAGTCCCAAGCACGGTAAAAGCACCACCGGTATCGGAGATGCTGAAGTGACACTTACATGGAATTTTATTCATGAAAAGAAATACTGTCCGGCCATTGCTGTTGCAGGTGAAGTGAAGATACCAACCGCGCACAACAAATTAATAGGTACAGGAATGACAGATTATACCGTTTATTTGGTCGCCAGTAAAAAGATTGGGAAATTTAACTTCCATGGAAATATCGGGTATACTTTTCTTGGAAATCCTGATACGATTAAAATTGATAACATAATTGATTATGCCTTTGCAACAGAATTTCATCTAAGCAAAAGGATTGACCTGCTTGCCGAAGTTGTCGGAAACACGAGCTCAATGTCCGAATCACCTGATAATATTAATTCTTCGCCGGAGAATGCTGCAAATATTTCACCTGAATTGGCCGGTGGAGAACTTACAGGCATGATCGGGGCGAGGTTTTATATTAAACCACAGTTTTTTATTGCGCTTGGAGTTACCTATGATAATAATAACGCCTTGTTATACCGCCCAGGGTTTACGTACATTTTCAATTATAAAAAGGAAGAATAG